Within bacterium, the genomic segment CCATACCCGAAATCCGCCGATTGAACCCCTCCGGTCGGGGTCCCGGCATCGATCAACAGTTCCTGACGCCGCCCGGACCCGTTCTTCGGACCGGGACCGAAAAAACGGCCTGTCAGGTATCCCGACCGGGGCAGAACAAAACCAATCGCGGGTTTCGGGTCTCCCTCCTCCCTGTATCGCATTGACACCAGCCGGTTCGTGGTTATTTTTCTCTTCTGAGATAGGAAGCCTTCATTTTAGTACTTAGGGAAACCCCCCGGCTTTGCCGGGGGTACATGACTAATCTTTACGGACAGTTGATGACCTTATGCAAAAAGCCCGACAGGACTTTTGCGATGCTATCAGTAGTCAAGGAGGAAGACGACAATGGCGAAAGTGATCGGGATCGATCTGGGGACGACCAACTCGGCCGTCGCGGTGATGGAGGGTGGAAGCCCCAAGATCATCCCCAATGAGGAAGGCGGGCGGACGACACCGTCGGTTGTGGCCTTTACCAAGGACAATGAGCGCCTGGTGGGCCAGGTGGCCAAGAGGCAGTCAGTGACCAACCCTGTGAACACCGTCTATTCCATAAAGCGGTTCATGGGGCGGCGTTACAATGAGGTCGAGGAGGAGAGAAGGATCGTCCCCTACAAAGTGGTCAAGGACGGTTCCGGCAACGCAGTGGTGGACATCGACGGAAAGAACTATACGCCGCCCGAGATCTCGGCCATGACGCTCCAGAAACTCAAGAAAGCCGCGGAAGATTACCTGGGCCAGAAGGTCACCCAGGCCGTTATCACGGTTCCGGCCTACTTTAACGACAGCCAGCGCCAGGCGACCAAGGACGCCGGCAAGATCGCCGGGCTCGAGGTCCTGCGGATCGTCAACGAACCCACCGCCGCTGCCCTGGCCTACGGCCTGGACAAGAAGAAGGACGAGAAGATCGCCGTTTACGATTTTGGCGGGGGAACCTTCGATATCTCCATCCTCGAGGTCTGGGAAAACGGGGTCGAGGTCAAGAGCACCAACGGGGACACCCACCTGGGCGGGGACAACCTCGACCAGGTCGTCATTGACTATCTCGTGACCGAGTTCAAGAAGGACCAGGGGATCGATCTTTCCGGTGATCCCATGGCCATGCAGAGGCTTAAGGAGGCCGCCGAGAAGGCCAAGATCGAACTGTCCTCCACCCAGGAAACAGACATCAACCTGCCTTTCATCACTGCTGACCAGAGCGGTCCGAAACACCTGAACATCAAGCTCACCCGCTCCAAGCTGGAGCAGATGATCGGAGATCTGGTCAAGAAAACGGTGGACCCGTGCAAGAAAGCGTTAAAGGATGCGGGCCTCAAGCCCGCGGACATCGACGAGGTCGTGCTGGTGGGCGGGTCCACCAGGATCCCCCTTGTCCAGAAGACGGTACAGGACCTGTTCGGCAAGGAGCCCCACAAGGGGGTCAACCCCGACGAGGTCGTGGCCCTGGGCGCTGCTGTGCAGGCCGGCGTTCTTTCCGGCGAGGTGGACGATATCGTGCTGCTGGACGTGACTCCCCTTTCCATGGGTATCGAGACCCTTGGCGGCGTGATGACAGCCCTCATAAAACGCAACACGACCATTCCCCACAATGTGTCGGAGACGTTCACCACCGCAGAGGACAACCAGACCCAGGTGGAGATCCACGTTCTCCAGGGTGAAAGGCAGATGGCGGTGGACAACCGGACACTCGGCAAGTTCCACCTGGTCGGCCTCCCGCCGGCGCCGCGGGGCATGCCCAAGGTCCAGGTGACCTTCGATATCGATGCCAACGGTATTGTCCACGTTTCCGCCAAGGACACGGC encodes:
- the dnaK gene encoding molecular chaperone DnaK, with the protein product MAKVIGIDLGTTNSAVAVMEGGSPKIIPNEEGGRTTPSVVAFTKDNERLVGQVAKRQSVTNPVNTVYSIKRFMGRRYNEVEEERRIVPYKVVKDGSGNAVVDIDGKNYTPPEISAMTLQKLKKAAEDYLGQKVTQAVITVPAYFNDSQRQATKDAGKIAGLEVLRIVNEPTAAALAYGLDKKKDEKIAVYDFGGGTFDISILEVWENGVEVKSTNGDTHLGGDNLDQVVIDYLVTEFKKDQGIDLSGDPMAMQRLKEAAEKAKIELSSTQETDINLPFITADQSGPKHLNIKLTRSKLEQMIGDLVKKTVDPCKKALKDAGLKPADIDEVVLVGGSTRIPLVQKTVQDLFGKEPHKGVNPDEVVALGAAVQAGVLSGEVDDIVLLDVTPLSMGIETLGGVMTALIKRNTTIPHNVSETFTTAEDNQTQVEIHVLQGERQMAVDNRTLGKFHLVGLPPAPRGMPKVQVTFDIDANGIVHVSAKDTATGKEQSIKIEASSGLSEEEIKKMVTDAESHSEEDRKNKETVEVRNRLDSLIYEVNKNLKENRDKIGEEEAKNIDEALEKGREVMKGNDKEAIESSIETISQASHKLAEVLYQAAQEKSGSEGEAAGTEAPADDDVVDAEYTDAEEAEK